The following are encoded together in the Phaseolus vulgaris cultivar G19833 chromosome 9, P. vulgaris v2.0, whole genome shotgun sequence genome:
- the LOC137822111 gene encoding uncharacterized protein yields MTVHAFRKGVLPGPFSDSLIRCRPKTFCEIKRRTVAHIVTEGEVTEKRGSVGPIRPRGTARPQPMRVHEATMEKNAPGAQPLYEARKPQIRARTRENAPPDTVFSLRNCLTLGFQLDELVRNGFLKDYLQEPQGALTSAAPTGDQGHEVPIHGEISTIVGGFSKGVCTASQRKKYARGVMTIEAQESDQTPKPDLVFTKTDLQDVVPHNNDPVVIFVVTVGRKVHCVLVDQRSSNDMMFRSTFNKLHLSPDQLRPYDYCLYGFVGDQVEVRGHVELRTTFTDDTTSRTTNIRYLVVNAPSAYNILLGRPALNKIGAVASSRHMKMKLPSLEGEVITMKSDQKEAKRCYKNNLKTKRGVCAVTTQPPKEERVPRER; encoded by the exons ATGACAGTGCATGCCTTCAGGAAGGGAGTGCTGCCAGGACCCTTCAGTGATTCACTAATAAGATGTCGCCCCAAGACGTTTTGCGAGATCAAACGTCGAACTGTGGCCCACATTGTCACAGAAGGAGAAGTCACAGAAAAGCGCGGTAGCGTTGGCCCTATTCGACCTCGGGGAACCGCTCGTCCTCAGCCTATGAGGGTACATGAGGCCACAATGGAGAAGAATGCCCCGGGAGCACAACCACTGTATGAAGCAAGGAAGCCCCAAATCAGGGCACGTACGAGAGAAAACGCCCCACCAGACACAGTTTTCAG CCTGCGCAACTGTCTGACATTGGGATTTCAGTTAGATGAACTGGTAAGGAACGGTTTCTTAAAGGACTACCTGCAAGAGCCGCAGGGGGCCCTGACGTCAGCGGCCCCAACAggagatcaggggcacgaggtgcccattcatgGAGAGATCAGCACCATCGTTGGAGGATTCTCAAAAGGAGTGTGTACCGCCTCCCAGCGTAAGAAATATGCCAGGGGAGTGATGACAATAGAAGCACAGGAGTCAGACCAGACACCCAAGCCcgaccttgtcttcaccaagACTGACTTGCAGGATGTGGTCCCACACAACAATGACCCAGTGGTGATCTTTGTGGTGACAGTGGGCAGAAAGGTACATTGCGTCCTTGTTGACCAGCGAAGCTCGAACGACATGATGTTcaggtcgaccttcaacaaactACATCTATCTCCTGACCAGTTGAGGCCTTACGACTACTGCCTGTATGGTTTCGTGGGAgaccaggtagaagtgcgggggCACGTAGAGTTGAGGACAACCTTCACTGACGACACGACTTCCCGCACTACTAACATTAGGTACCTTGTTGTTAATGCTCCCTCAGCCTATAACATACTTTTGGGCAGGCCTGCTTTGAACAAGATTGGAGCAGTAGCCTCTtcgaggcatatgaagatgaagttgccttccctTGAAGGAGAAGTGATCACCATGAAGTCTGATCAAAAGGAGGCTAAAAGGTGTTACAAGAACAACCTCAAGACCAAGAGAGGAGTGTGTGCAGTCACCACCCAACCTCCAAAGGAAGAAAGGGTCCCCCGAGAGAGATGA